Proteins encoded within one genomic window of Chitinophaga parva:
- the acs gene encoding acetate--CoA ligase encodes MYPYQLKSFEEYQQAYHQSVIDPEGFWANIAEHFYWRKKWDKVLEWDFKSPDIKWFAGGKLNITENCLDRHLGTLGNRPAIIWEPNEPDERHRVLTYRELYNKVCQFANVLKNNGVKRGDRVCIYMGMIPELAIATLACARIGAIHSVVFGGFSAQSIADRIQDAQASLVITCDGAFRGGKDIPLKSVIDDALMACPSVKRVIVCTRTRTPVSMLKGRDVWWEDEIKAVETQGNPACPAEEMDAEDMLFILYTSGSTGKPKGVVHTCGGYMVYANYTFVNTFQYQPGEVYFCTADIGWITGHSYILYGPLSAGATTLMFEGVPTYPDAGRMWDIVDKYRVNILYTAPTAIRSLMGYGLGPVNHKDLSSLRKLGSVGEPINEEAWHWFKDNIGKGRCPIVDTWWQTETGGIMITPIAGITPEKPGYATLPLPGVQPVLVDEAGKEITGNGVNGNLCIKFPWPGILRTTFGDHERFRKTYFSTYEGMYFTGDGCLRDEDGYYRITGRVDDVLNVSGHRIGTAEVENAINMHAGVVESAVVGYPHDIKGQGIYAFVIAERLTHDAELTKKDILQTVSRIIGPIAKPDKIQFVTGLPKTRSGKIMRRILRKIAEGEFDNLGDTSTLLEPSVVEEIKKGKL; translated from the coding sequence GTGTATCCGTACCAACTTAAAAGTTTCGAGGAGTATCAACAGGCTTATCATCAAAGCGTTATTGACCCCGAAGGCTTCTGGGCCAACATTGCCGAGCATTTTTACTGGCGCAAAAAGTGGGATAAGGTCCTGGAATGGGACTTTAAATCACCCGACATCAAGTGGTTTGCGGGCGGCAAACTGAATATCACAGAAAACTGCCTGGACCGCCACCTCGGTACGCTGGGCAACCGGCCCGCTATCATCTGGGAACCAAATGAACCCGATGAGCGCCACCGTGTGCTTACCTATCGTGAGTTGTATAACAAGGTTTGCCAGTTTGCCAATGTGCTCAAAAACAACGGCGTAAAGCGGGGCGACCGTGTGTGTATCTATATGGGCATGATCCCCGAGCTGGCCATTGCCACGCTGGCCTGTGCCCGCATTGGCGCCATCCACTCCGTAGTGTTTGGCGGCTTCAGTGCGCAAAGCATTGCAGACCGTATACAAGATGCACAGGCATCCCTGGTGATCACCTGCGACGGGGCCTTCCGCGGTGGGAAAGACATTCCCCTGAAATCTGTGATTGACGACGCCCTCATGGCCTGCCCGTCCGTAAAACGCGTGATCGTGTGCACCCGCACCCGCACCCCCGTAAGCATGCTCAAAGGCCGCGACGTGTGGTGGGAAGATGAGATCAAGGCGGTGGAAACACAGGGCAACCCGGCCTGCCCGGCGGAGGAAATGGATGCGGAAGACATGCTCTTCATCCTCTACACCTCCGGCTCCACCGGCAAGCCTAAAGGCGTGGTGCATACCTGCGGTGGATATATGGTATATGCCAACTACACGTTTGTAAACACCTTCCAGTACCAACCGGGAGAAGTATATTTCTGCACAGCAGACATTGGCTGGATCACCGGCCATAGCTACATCCTGTACGGCCCCCTGAGCGCCGGCGCCACCACCCTTATGTTTGAAGGCGTACCTACCTATCCCGATGCCGGCCGTATGTGGGACATCGTGGACAAGTACCGGGTAAACATCCTGTACACCGCCCCCACAGCCATCCGCAGCCTCATGGGCTATGGCCTGGGCCCGGTAAATCATAAGGACCTTTCTTCCCTGCGTAAGCTGGGCAGCGTAGGTGAGCCCATTAATGAAGAAGCCTGGCACTGGTTCAAAGATAATATTGGCAAGGGCCGCTGCCCCATCGTGGATACGTGGTGGCAAACGGAAACCGGTGGCATCATGATCACACCCATTGCCGGCATTACCCCGGAAAAACCGGGCTATGCCACCCTGCCCCTACCAGGCGTACAACCGGTGCTGGTAGATGAAGCGGGTAAAGAGATCACCGGCAACGGGGTGAATGGCAACCTGTGCATCAAATTCCCCTGGCCCGGCATACTCCGCACCACCTTTGGCGATCATGAACGCTTCCGCAAAACTTACTTCTCCACCTACGAAGGCATGTACTTCACGGGCGATGGCTGCCTGCGGGATGAAGACGGTTACTACCGTATTACCGGCCGCGTGGATGATGTGCTGAACGTGAGCGGCCACCGCATCGGTACCGCGGAAGTGGAAAATGCCATCAACATGCACGCCGGCGTAGTGGAAAGCGCCGTGGTAGGCTATCCGCACGATATTAAAGGACAGGGTATTTACGCCTTCGTGATCGCAGAACGCCTTACGCACGATGCGGAACTTACCAAGAAAGACATCCTGCAAACGGTGTCCCGCATCATTGGGCCCATTGCCAAACCGGATAAGATCCAGTTTGTGACCGGCCTGCCCAAAACCCGCTCCGGCAAGATCATGCGCCGCATCCTCCGCAAGATCGCTGAGGGCGAATTTGATAACCTGGGCGATACCTCTACCCTGCTGGAACCAAGCGTGGTGGAAGAGATCAAGAAAGGCAAGCTCTAA